One genomic region from Egibacteraceae bacterium encodes:
- a CDS encoding PIN domain-containing protein produces the protein MSLGRSLLDTAVFIYAVGTDHPLRSPCRRVFEGMLQQEFPAEASVLAVQEVLHQRARRTGDRGAARRFAADLTQVCVLHDVTLDDLRLSLRLWDDAPALDAADAVHAAVAISNGIPVIISPDEAFDQVAGLARISPAAAADRLGQDGAAT, from the coding sequence GTGAGCCTGGGGCGGTCGTTGCTCGACACCGCCGTCTTCATCTACGCGGTCGGCACCGACCATCCGCTGCGGTCGCCGTGTCGCCGCGTGTTCGAGGGGATGCTGCAACAAGAGTTCCCCGCAGAGGCCAGCGTGCTCGCCGTCCAGGAGGTGCTCCACCAGCGCGCCCGACGGACCGGCGACCGCGGCGCGGCCAGGCGGTTCGCCGCCGACCTCACCCAGGTCTGCGTCCTCCACGACGTGACGCTGGACGACCTGCGACTGAGCCTGCGGCTGTGGGACGACGCCCCCGCCCTCGACGCCGCCGACGCCGTCCACGCCGCCGTGGCCATCAGCAACGGCATCCCGGTCATCATCAGCCCTGATGAGGCCTTCGATCAGGTGGCCGGCCTCGCCCGCATCTCGCCAGCCGCCGCAGCCGATCGCCTGGGGCAGGACGGGGCCGCCACCTGA